ACAGAGACGGCAGAGAtaactgttcccattttacagactaggaaactgaggttcagagtggaAAGTGAGCTTCGGGGAGTCCAGTGGGGCCTGGCTTTGAGCCTGGGTCTGTCTGGCTCTGAATTAGAGGCTTTCCTAGGGAGGCTGTGTGTGCTGGGGGGAGACAGGGGAGCCTGAGTGGAGGACAGAGCCACAGGTGACAGAGCCACAGGAACCTCAAAGCCCTCTCCTGGCCAGGCTGGGACACAACATCTGGGTGAGAGGTGCAGAGTGGGGGGGCCCTGGAGTCCAACAGAATGAGATGCATTCCCAGTTCTGCCCCTTTCTGTTTGTCTCCTTGGGCCGGTCTCCAGGCTTCATGGAGCAGTTATGAGGACTCACCCAGGGAGTCTGTGAAATGTACATGCGGGTAGCTGCTCAGTTCCAGGTGTCTCCCAGGTCCCTGCTCTTCGCTTCTCTGGGCTGTGGTGGGTGCGGTGCAGATTCAGCCAGCAGGGGGCGCTGCTGCCAACGTTGACCGTGCTTCTGGGCCCTGCCTGTGTgcacccattcattcactcataccTCTGCCCTCAAAACAAACAGCTCCTGTTAAAGCATCTCATCACATCCCACGGTGGGGACCGTGCTATTCCCCTTGGAGCAGGAAGCAGGATGCTCTCCTGGAAGACCTGCTCAGACTCAGCTTTGCTTTACTTTGGGAAGACTGCCTCGGGTGTTAGTGTCAGAGCCACAGAATTTTCACAAAATGGGTGGGATTCTAGAAAAGTTATCTCCCAGCCTTCAGGAATGAGTCatcagggagaagctgggggagGAACATCTCATTCTCTGACCCACAAAGTCATCTTTCTGGGttgatctacaaattcagtggTAGGCAGTGTGGGCTGTATCCAGCTGCACCACTTATCAGCTAAGTGACCTGACCAATCCCATGCTTCCCTGAGCCTCTATCTCCTTATCTGTCCAATGGTGGTAACAGTAGTCCCTAGCTATTATGGACCGTTTCCATCATCTGGTCAGCATCCCTCCTTTCCCCTGGAACAGCAGTCTTCCCCTTTAGGATCTTCTCCTCCAAACACTGGTTCAGCCAGGGCAGTCATGGCATCTATGATCCTGTCCCTTGGCTATAGATGGTTGGCCCACAGGTGGACACCTGATTAGAGCTGGGCCAATTGGAAGCcttccctgttctgttctgttttgagTCAAAACTGAGAAGATGGCTGTGAAAATGTGAGAGGCTCAGGAGTTGTCATTGGTCAAATGTCCTACCTCATGGCAGAGTTAGTCtacagagggagaggcaggggagagagagacagagtatgTGAGTGAGTCCTGGCAGGGTTTGGATCCTTAGTTCTGGCTGTGCCTGGGTCCACTAGCCCTGCTCACAATCTGGAAGTTCACCCCTCCCTTAGATACCCAGGGTCACCTCACTTGTTGGCACTGGTTTCTAAAGATACACTTTTTCACAGGGCTGTTTGTAGGATCAAATGAGCTAAAGTGTGTGAAGTGCTCAGCCCAAGGCCTGGCCCACTGCAGACTCAGTAAGCATGGATTCCTTTCCCTTAATGGGCACCTGGCAAGGATGGGGTTTGGCAAGATCCCGGGAAGATGTGAAGCATCAGCACTAGCGAAGTGATGTAACTCAGCAGTTCTCGGGAAACGAAAGTCAGGTGCCTCGGGACCCTGCAGAGCTCCATGGGAGACCAGAATGAATGCCCAAGCAGAACATTTGGTGCATAAGAAAGGACAAGACTAAGAAAAAAACTCCTGTCCCAACCTTTTGTGGGAGGAAAAATTTTCTGTGCCAGGGATGTATGCTGGAGTCCCTGGAGGTCTAGAAGGTGGACACCAGGAAAGGCTTTCCAGAGGAGAGACatttgagctgggttttgaaggatgaataagagTTTGTCAAACAGGGAAAGGACTTGGAAAAAGACATTGGATGAAACAACCACTATTAGTACAAAGCTGATTGGTATGAGAAGTCAGACAGCCTGGGTTTAATCCTGCCTCAACCAACGTTCAGATTCTTCTATGCTTCtgttccttatctgcaaaataaggAAATAGGGGCTTATTTttagtattaaatgagataatatatgtaaaacactcaGAACAACGTGTTGTCAGAAGGCTGTGGttaagcactaaataaatgtttagcTCATTATGAAAAACATTTACATTATCAAGTCCACCCCCACCTTTAGAAGACTGGAGctgttaccatttattgagcccttaatAAGCTCCAAGCATGGTGCTAAATGCTTAGCatgctttgtctcttttaatcctcccaataactCCAGGAGGtgagtattattatccccattaaagatagaaaaacagaggctctgagaggtCAAGATTTCATAGCCAGTGCGGAACAAGCAGAGTAGGCGTTCAAACTCAGGTTTGTCTAAGGATGCCCTTGGCTCAGAGAGAGCAAGGGACTGGCCTCAGGACACACAGCAGGGTGCTGGGGTGTCAGGATTTCTTTCTGGACCCACTCAAGGGCAGTAATGTGGTTGGAGGTCCTTGGTTTGCCTCTCCCTTTACAACAACATGTTTATTGAGTGTTGGTTCTCATTGAGAGAACCAGGGGTGGCTGACGAGGCACCCGCtaagccctccccagccccattcACACGCTCTCCCACTCCACGGCGGACCTTGCGGGCCTGGGGCCCCTGGCACAGGGACAGAGCTGGGCCGACCCCACTTGGGTCCACAGGGTCAGGCCTCCCAGCAGGGCTGGCAGAGCTAAGAGCCTGGAGACCCAGCCGCGCCCCTGTTCCCCTCCCTTTCCCAACCCCCATTGCTTCCGCCAAAGGTCCTTGTAGAAAATTCCAGCCGCGCCCCTGGACCGGGGTTTTTCCAGTGGGATGGGAACAGTGGGCGCGTCTGGCAGCCAAAGCCGCAGAAGGGGTAGTAATTGGGCAGCCCCCGTCACCCCTGCTCAGGACTCCCCTCCCTTCGTTGTCCCCAGGGCCCCGGGCCAGCCTTGGCTCCTTGGGGACAGGCGGGCCAGCCAGGGGAGCCAGCTCGGGACGTCCTAGCAAACAGGAAATGAAACAAAGGCAGCGGCTTATCGGTCACCCCGCATTCCTTTCAGGTGATGCCCAAGCAGCCCGGGCGACAAGGCTGGCCCTGAGGGGCTGCCTGCCAGGGGACAGACCTCCCTGCTGCCTCTGCTCAGCGACTCTGGCTCCCCTGCCTTCCTGttcagctgggggtgggggcaaggAGGATTCCTGCCATGGGAGGCCCCATCACCAGGCACAGCCTCggtgcctagaggggtgggctgaGGAGGGAGTCTTGAGAAGGGAATGGGGGGGAAGAACGGGTTATATTCATTCAACCATTCCACAAACAGTAACACCACCTTATCCAGTGTACAGGTGTGGGTACCAGGACTCATCAATGAACCAGACCCAGTCGCTGCCCTCAAGGGACTTCCAGCATAAGAAGGATACGTGAAATACTGGTGAAAGGGCAAGACGCAGATGAGCTCCGGGAGGGGGTGTCTAAGCCATGCTAAGTTGGGTTGCGGTGGTTTGGGGACTCATGGGTCCCTTGCACGGCACCTGGCACATCAGTTACTCTCCACCAGTACTGTCTGATTGAAGAAACCCTGGAGTTGGCTTTGAAACAGCagtgggacaggggagggggtggaacgGAAGGGCATCTGGACTGAGAGCAGCATGTGCAAATGCCCAGTGGTCTGCGTGTGTACTGGACATTAGCGAGCAGTGAGGACTCTGGAGTCGCCTGGGCACTGGGTGAAGAAGCTGGTGAGGAGGCTGGTGGGGTGGGTCCTGATGGCCTTGAATGCCGGGCCGAGGCCTGGACTTAATTCTCCAGGCACTGGGAgcatggggaggtgggggagggagagggctcagAGAGGCAGGCCCAGCCTGGCCTAGGGGTAGGGGAAGCAGGGGGGGTCCCCTTTGCCTGGGTGGCTTGGAGAGGCTGATCTGCAGAGACAGAGGCTCCAGCTTCTGTGGGGCTGTGCCCCCCTTGCCTGCTGGGCACTGGCACCAGTTCTGCTGATTGGTGGGTTGGATTCCCCCGCCTCAGGCGGCGCTGACTCAGCGTCTGAGAAGTGGTTCCCACGGGCCCACGACTCTCTAGGGGCCAAAAGCCATGCCATCCATGCCCCACCTCCAAGTGGGTCAGTGTCCAGGGCCACTGACAATTAGGGCTGAACTGAGGCTAAGATTTCtggtccaccccaccccccacccctgccaaccAGCATGGCCTTAGGCAGTCCTTTCTGCTGTCTAACCATATGCCACCCAAACTCTGGCCTGGCTCTCCACGTCCAGAAGTTCCAAGATACATAGTTATcaatactttgtttttattttaaaacagtgagaagaaaaataaatatctttgagAAATAGGAGTAcaagggtggggtggagtggtggGGCCGGAGAAGGGGGTGTCCTAGCTTCGGTGGTCTTGCTCCTTCTCGGCCAGGCCCTACCCGGCCCCCGCTGGGAGGTCTGGGGGCTCCGCCAGCCTCGCCTGTCCGAGGCTCCCAAGTCGGGCGCTGCGTCAGCGGAACCCTCGCGCGCGAGGATTAGGCCCCTGGGGCCCGGAGCTCCGTcgggcgggcgggcaggcgggGGCTGCTGCCCCACAGAGGGCTCTTGCCGGCGTGGTGCCCGCGGCCTCAGTGGTGACCCATGTCCTCCATTCCCACGCGGCCCCAGACGCCCAGCACGAAGCTCTCGATGTCGCACTCGTTGGCGCCGCGCACGATGCGGAAGTGGCCCCTCTCTCCCCAGGCTGGGCCCCACGAGTTGGCCGCCGTCTGGGAATGAGAAGGAGCCGTGAGGAGGGGAATTGGAGTGGGGGAAGAGGACAGGAGGCCGGGGGAAGGTGACAGCGGCCGCAGGGCACGCGGCGCAGGGACTCACCCAGTACTTGAGCGTCCTTCCGTCGGGCAGCgtctcctccccccacctgcGGGCAGAGCCGGAGGGGGAAGGGCGCTGATTCACCTGCTTTCAGGAGCTCCCGCCCCGCGGCCTTCCCTGCCCAGGCCCCTGTTGCCATTGGTGACTTGGGTGCACCCTCAGgactctctgtccctctctgcaCCTCCCTCAATCTCCACATCTCTAATTCCATGCACCTGTGCCCGGTGTGGGGACGGTCCCAAAAGGACAGCTGGAGGGGGAAGCAGAAAAGGAGGGAAACTGGGCCTCCACCCTCCAGGGATCCACATCCCAGCGACCAGTTCTCTGGGACCTCATACATCTGCCcgccctccctcctcacctggtgggggatggggggcagggggcggtgTGTATGTGCAAAGTACATTTCATTGGTTGGACTATTGAAATCAGTGACCCTAGCATTGCCTCTTATatcagctggggaaactgagggctgGGGGAGTGAgtcaggcagagctgggacaggTGCTGAGCTGGGGAGAGGTTGAGCAACTCTTGAATCCTTGTCTGTATTTCATTTGGAGTTAGTCTTCCCAGTGTGTAAGGAAGGAAGAGTTCTAGAACACCTTAAAAGGCCCCTAACTCTCGGTGTGACCCAGGGCAAGCACCTCCTCTTTTTGAGTCTCGGTTTCCTCCCCTATGAAATGGAGCTTTGCAGAGAGGTGGTAAGGACTCAAGGCAGACTCAGAGGCCCCAGTGCAAGCCCTGCTGCCCCCAATCCCCCTGCCCACCAAGCCCCTCACCCTGTGATCTTGACCGAATGGGTCCCATGATGGCGGTATTGCTCCGGCCTCCCAAGGCTCACTGGTGTATGGCTGTAGATGCCGCTCTGGTACAGGAAGAAGTCCTCATGCACCTCCAtgagggctgtgggcagaggtCAAAATGGGGCTGGCTCAGCCCATCAGCACAGGCACTGATACCCAAGCCTGGAGATGCATGCCCAGGCCCCGGGGCCTCTGGTACCAAGACTCTAAGTGCCCCCTCCAGGTGCTGCTCCTGGGGAAGGGACATGGTTTTTCCCGCTCCTGGCCCCAATGGACTTGCTGCTCAATGCTGCACGGACCACCTGTGCCTCTGTGCCCAGTGTCAAGCAGGCACAAGCTTCTGGAATCAGGGGGCAGGATGAGGGGCATTTACCTTGGACAGGGCCATTCTCCATCAGCTCCTTCATGATCTCCTTCTCCTggagggtgagggggtggggaggagagtatCCATCAGGCGCGAGGCTCAAGCCTTTGGCCAACCTTCCAGCTCTCCTGCCTTTGCCCCCTCACCCAAGTGCAGACTTACGTTGGCGCCGAGGCGGTAGGCAGGAGTGACCTGGTAGATGTCATTGGCATGGACATAGCTATTGGGGCAGCGGGCGGTGGCCTGCCGTTTGCCCCGACCCATGGCCCGACTGTGCATCATGCAGCGGGGTGCGGAGCCAGCCTCGTCCCACCCATGGCCCGAGAACGGGTAGCAGTGGTCAGACACAACCCtgcaggggcagcaggagggagcgGGGACAGAGTGGGCATGGGGCAGCCTGGCCCAGGCCCTTCCTGCAGGCTTTCCCTTCCTAAGACCCCCACCTCATGCCCTCTTCCCTACCCCCTTGCTGCTCACCCTCGACGGCGCAGGAACCACCAGGCACCGTCAAGTCGCCCACCGCGGCAACCCTGCTGGTTGTGCGTGTCACAAGACAGCAGGTTCTGGGGTGACAGGACAGGTGTCATGTGCCCCAGAGAATGGATTGAGACTCGATCAGAGGCCAcggctggtgggaggggaggtAGAGGGGCTGTCAGGGGGCTCAGGCCTTTGCCCTCCTTTCCCACCTGGCCAGCCCCTGCTCTTGAACATACCTGCCGTGGAGAAGGCCCAGGAGCCTGCACAGTTGCCCTGGTCAAGAGGGTCGTGGATCAGGTTGGGCCACTTC
This sequence is a window from Globicephala melas chromosome 1, mGloMel1.2, whole genome shotgun sequence. Protein-coding genes within it:
- the TINAGL1 gene encoding tubulointerstitial nephritis antigen-like isoform X2 → MHRGRIYPVLGTYWDNCNRCTCQEKGQWECDQEPCLVDENMIKAINQGNYGWRAGNHSAFWGMTLDEGIRYRLGTIRPSSSVTNMNEIHTVLGPGEVLPRAFEASEKWPNLIHDPLDQGNCAGSWAFSTAAVASDRVSIHSLGHMTPVLSPQNLLSCDTHNQQGCRGGRLDGAWWFLRRRGVVSDHCYPFSGHGWDEAGSAPRCMMHSRAMGRGKRQATARCPNSYVHANDIYQVTPAYRLGANEKEIMKELMENGPVQALMEVHEDFFLYQSGIYSHTPVSLGRPEQYRHHGTHSVKITGWGEETLPDGRTLKYWTAANSWGPAWGERGHFRIVRGANECDIESFVLGVWGRVGMEDMGHH
- the TINAGL1 gene encoding tubulointerstitial nephritis antigen-like isoform X1 translates to MWRCPLGLLLLLAGELALGAQRGRGRRELAPALHLRGIRDAGGRYCQEQDLCCRGRADDCALPYLGATCYCDLFCNRTVSDCCPDFWDFCLGVPPPFPPIQGCMHRGRIYPVLGTYWDNCNRCTCQEKGQWECDQEPCLVDENMIKAINQGNYGWRAGNHSAFWGMTLDEGIRYRLGTIRPSSSVTNMNEIHTVLGPGEVLPRAFEASEKWPNLIHDPLDQGNCAGSWAFSTAAVASDRVSIHSLGHMTPVLSPQNLLSCDTHNQQGCRGGRLDGAWWFLRRRGVVSDHCYPFSGHGWDEAGSAPRCMMHSRAMGRGKRQATARCPNSYVHANDIYQVTPAYRLGANEKEIMKELMENGPVQALMEVHEDFFLYQSGIYSHTPVSLGRPEQYRHHGTHSVKITGWGEETLPDGRTLKYWTAANSWGPAWGERGHFRIVRGANECDIESFVLGVWGRVGMEDMGHH